The following are encoded together in the bacterium genome:
- a CDS encoding response regulator has protein sequence MPTVLLIDDDPESARRVSSELEHRRLDVLRVRSLAAARPLLARGRFDLVVCNLFMPQKDGLDAVREIREHDADLPVVGLCGGPSWSGPSQHEASEGPLANDVVALALDLGATAVVGAPFDWLEFARAVEAALRGEGAPLRRTGTR, from the coding sequence ATGCCGACCGTTCTCCTCATCGACGACGACCCCGAGAGCGCGCGACGCGTGTCCTCCGAGCTGGAGCATCGCCGACTGGACGTTCTGCGCGTCCGCTCGCTCGCCGCCGCCCGCCCGCTCCTCGCCCGCGGTCGCTTCGATCTCGTCGTGTGCAACCTCTTCATGCCCCAGAAGGACGGGCTCGACGCCGTGCGCGAGATCCGCGAGCACGACGCCGACCTGCCGGTCGTCGGCCTCTGCGGCGGGCCGTCGTGGAGCGGCCCGTCGCAGCACGAGGCCTCGGAGGGGCCGCTGGCGAACGACGTGGTCGCGCTGGCGCTCGACCTCGGGGCCACGGCCGTCGTCGGCGCTCCGTTCGACTGGCTCGAATTCGCGCGGGCGGTGGAGGCGGCGCTGCGCGGCGAGGGGGCGCCGTTGCGCCGGACCGGCACCCGGTAG
- a CDS encoding glutathione S-transferase family protein, whose translation MPTVFGVGLSPFVRKVRVVLAEKQIPYDLVPVFGPQAPPDWKTMSPLGKIPAFKDGERTLCDSSIICTYVERTHPTPALYPQDPYDHARALWIEEFADTGLVESIGLPIFFNLVVNPRFMGKEPDRARADQAFAEQLPPRLEYLEGQLGGSGHFVGDALTIADVAVASPLTNLRHAGYDVDPKRYPKLAKHLDAMQARPSFAACIAEEKGFLGG comes from the coding sequence ATGCCTACCGTCTTCGGCGTCGGTCTCTCGCCCTTCGTCCGCAAGGTCCGCGTGGTCCTCGCGGAGAAGCAGATCCCCTACGACCTGGTCCCGGTGTTCGGCCCGCAGGCGCCGCCGGACTGGAAGACCATGAGCCCGCTCGGCAAGATCCCGGCCTTCAAGGACGGCGAGCGCACGCTCTGCGATTCCTCGATCATCTGCACCTACGTCGAGCGCACGCACCCGACGCCGGCGCTGTACCCGCAGGACCCCTACGACCACGCCCGCGCGCTGTGGATCGAGGAGTTCGCCGACACCGGCCTGGTCGAGAGCATCGGGCTGCCGATCTTCTTCAACCTGGTCGTGAACCCGCGCTTCATGGGCAAGGAGCCCGACCGTGCCCGCGCCGACCAGGCCTTCGCCGAGCAGCTGCCCCCGCGCCTCGAGTACCTCGAGGGCCAGCTCGGCGGCAGCGGCCACTTCGTCGGCGACGCCCTCACCATCGCCGACGTCGCCGTCGCCTCGCCGCTCACCAACCTGCGCCACGCCGGCTACGACGTCGACCCGAAGCGCTACCCGAAGCTCGCGAAGCACCTCGACGCGATGCAGGCGCGCCCCTCGTTCGCGGCCTGCATCGCCGAGGAGAAGGGCTTCCTCGGCGGCTGA
- a CDS encoding CoA transferase: MSQVLAGIRVVEVAQWWFVPSAGAVLADWGADVIKVEHPVMGDPQRGLVTSGFFPDTGGVNFMMEQSNRGKRSVGIDIATPGGRDALMKLVATADVFLTNFLPPARRRLGIDVDDVRAVNPRIVYVRGHGQGAQGPDAEKGGYDAASFWSRGGIGHALTPPGAEAPIMQRAAFGDSAGGMTVAGGIAAALLHRERGGAPPVVDVSLLGTAMWILAPDIVMAKLTEQEMPKFPRTEAPNPIVNSYATQDGRWLFLSMLQPDRFWADLCTHIGRDDMIADERFASGMARFMNRQECVAELAKTFAAKTLAEWRVRLADVEGVWAPMLTAKEIGQDAQAIANGYLPEVDRGDGTRFTLVANPVQFDEHRPTLAPAPDCGQHTEEVLLSLGLSWEELAALKESGAIS; encoded by the coding sequence ATGAGCCAGGTCCTCGCGGGCATCCGGGTCGTCGAAGTCGCGCAGTGGTGGTTCGTACCGTCGGCGGGCGCCGTCCTCGCCGACTGGGGCGCCGACGTCATCAAGGTCGAGCATCCCGTCATGGGGGACCCGCAGCGCGGGCTCGTCACCTCCGGGTTCTTTCCCGACACCGGCGGGGTGAACTTCATGATGGAGCAGTCGAACCGCGGGAAGCGCAGCGTCGGCATCGACATCGCCACCCCGGGCGGCCGCGACGCGCTCATGAAGCTGGTCGCCACCGCCGACGTCTTCCTCACCAACTTCCTGCCGCCGGCGCGCCGCCGCCTCGGCATCGACGTCGACGACGTCCGCGCGGTGAACCCGCGCATCGTCTACGTGCGCGGCCACGGCCAGGGCGCGCAGGGCCCCGACGCCGAGAAGGGCGGCTACGACGCGGCGTCGTTCTGGTCGCGCGGCGGCATCGGCCACGCGCTGACGCCGCCCGGCGCCGAGGCGCCGATCATGCAGCGCGCCGCCTTCGGCGACTCGGCCGGCGGCATGACCGTCGCCGGCGGCATCGCCGCCGCCCTCCTCCACCGCGAGCGCGGCGGGGCGCCGCCCGTGGTCGACGTCTCGCTGCTCGGCACGGCGATGTGGATCCTGGCGCCCGACATCGTCATGGCCAAGCTCACCGAGCAGGAGATGCCGAAGTTCCCGCGCACCGAGGCGCCGAACCCGATCGTCAACAGCTACGCGACGCAGGACGGCCGCTGGCTGTTCCTCTCCATGCTCCAGCCCGACAGATTCTGGGCCGACCTCTGCACCCACATCGGCCGCGACGACATGATCGCCGACGAGAGGTTCGCGAGCGGCATGGCCCGCTTCATGAACCGCCAGGAGTGCGTCGCCGAGCTGGCGAAGACGTTCGCCGCGAAGACGCTCGCCGAGTGGCGCGTACGCCTGGCCGACGTCGAAGGCGTGTGGGCGCCGATGCTGACGGCGAAGGAGATCGGCCAGGATGCGCAGGCGATCGCCAACGGCTACCTGCCCGAGGTCGACCGCGGCGACGGCACGCGCTTCACGCTGGTCGCCAATCCGGTGCAGTTCGACGAGCACCGGCCGACGCTCGCCCCGGCGCCGGACTGCGGGCAGCACACCGAGGAGGTGCTGCTGTCCCTGGGGCTGTCGTGGGAGGAGCTGGCGGCGCTGAAGGAGTCGGGCGCCATCTCGTGA
- a CDS encoding class I SAM-dependent methyltransferase encodes MSGALKSFDRVVDCYDATRAMPADAAVRVTDGLAAAVRTVAESPRVLEVGVGTGRIAIPLRRAGVRVAGIDIGRAMLARLHAHDPTVPAAIALASQLPFHDATFDAALFVHVLHLVPDAAAALAAARAAVRPGGIIIRGHTRYDDSPRRTIHRRGKEIVAELLGRAPERRAPHEIAAVSFDAAARALGVAPEVTELARWREATTAREALDALSRRLYSDTWDIPDAVMPELLARLTPEAEALGGALDALLVSGVAFEMAVLRLPG; translated from the coding sequence ATGAGCGGCGCGCTCAAGTCGTTCGACCGCGTCGTCGACTGCTACGACGCGACCCGCGCGATGCCCGCCGACGCGGCCGTGCGGGTGACGGACGGGCTCGCCGCGGCGGTGCGCACCGTCGCGGAGTCGCCGCGCGTGCTCGAGGTCGGCGTCGGCACGGGCCGCATCGCCATTCCGCTGCGGCGCGCGGGCGTACGCGTCGCCGGCATCGACATCGGCCGCGCCATGCTGGCGCGCCTGCACGCGCACGATCCGACGGTGCCGGCGGCGATCGCGCTGGCGTCGCAGCTGCCCTTCCACGACGCCACCTTCGACGCCGCGCTGTTCGTGCACGTGCTGCACCTCGTCCCGGACGCGGCGGCGGCGCTCGCGGCCGCCCGCGCCGCGGTGCGCCCCGGCGGCATCATCATCCGCGGCCACACGCGGTACGACGACAGCCCGCGCCGCACGATCCATCGGCGCGGCAAGGAGATCGTCGCCGAGCTGCTCGGCCGCGCGCCGGAGCGGCGAGCGCCGCACGAGATCGCCGCGGTGAGCTTCGACGCCGCGGCACGGGCACTCGGCGTCGCGCCCGAGGTGACGGAGCTGGCGCGCTGGCGCGAGGCGACGACGGCCCGCGAGGCGCTCGACGCGCTGTCGCGCCGCCTCTACTCGGACACCTGGGACATCCCCGACGCGGTGATGCCCGAGCTGCTCGCGCGGCTGACGCCCGAGGCGGAAGCGCTCGGCGGCGCGCTCGACGCGCTGCTCGTCTCGGGGGTCGCGTTCGAGATGGCGGTGCTGCGCCTGCCGGGCTGA
- a CDS encoding carbonic anhydrase: MQRFEDLLRGFARFRTKHWAEPRFRDLVEHGQQPAMLAIGCSDSRVDLALLFDTAPGDLFTIRNVANIVPPHAPDAKLHGVSSAIEFAVTQLKVRHVVVVGHSGCGGIRALVEGRPLDTTLYLDRWVHIAEDALRGLPDGTLAERCTACERANVALSIERLRTFPFVAEALAAGTLSLHGLWVDLPGGRLHRLGTDGWDEAG; this comes from the coding sequence ATGCAGCGCTTCGAAGACCTTCTCCGCGGGTTCGCCCGCTTCCGCACCAAGCACTGGGCCGAGCCGCGCTTCCGCGACCTCGTCGAGCACGGCCAGCAACCCGCGATGCTCGCCATCGGCTGCTCCGACTCGCGCGTCGACCTGGCGCTGCTCTTCGACACCGCGCCGGGCGACCTCTTCACGATCCGCAACGTCGCCAACATCGTGCCGCCGCACGCGCCCGACGCCAAGCTGCACGGCGTCTCCTCGGCGATCGAGTTCGCGGTGACGCAGCTGAAGGTGCGGCACGTCGTCGTCGTCGGGCACTCGGGCTGCGGCGGCATCCGCGCGCTGGTCGAGGGACGGCCGCTCGACACCACGCTCTACCTCGACCGCTGGGTGCACATCGCGGAGGACGCGCTCCGCGGGCTGCCCGACGGCACGCTCGCCGAACGCTGCACCGCGTGCGAGCGCGCCAACGTCGCGCTCTCCATCGAGCGCCTGCGAACCTTCCCGTTCGTCGCCGAGGCGCTCGCGGCCGGCACGCTGTCGCTGCACGGGCTGTGGGTCGACCTGCCGGGGGGACGCCTGCACCGCCTCGGAACGGACGGCTGGGACGAGGCGGGATGA
- a CDS encoding deoxyribodipyrimidine photo-lyase: MASGDPVSLHWFTSDLRLDDNPALAAAAGAVAGAFVLVPAVLARHAAARRRIAFLHATLRALDAALRARGTRLVVLEGDPAAVLPPLAARLGATVLTYAASHEPAARARAGRVARALERDGVTVRAAEAALVQPAGSVRSGAAARIASTRRSRAPGPSCPCRRRCGHRRAGCPRRRSVGSVATCPSPPPRSCSRPPVKRRRASASPTSSRTRWRPIPRRATSRRWMRPRTSRRICAGGRWAAPRRCAAPAPRRRAIPPAPPAYACGCASSPGATSSPTSCTPSRASSTRRCARSRSAGAATRRRCAAGARGRRASRSSTPACAS, from the coding sequence ATGGCGTCCGGCGATCCGGTGTCGCTGCATTGGTTCACCTCCGATCTGCGGCTCGACGACAATCCCGCGCTGGCGGCCGCCGCGGGCGCGGTCGCCGGCGCCTTCGTGCTGGTGCCGGCGGTGCTCGCGCGCCACGCCGCCGCGCGCCGCCGGATCGCCTTCCTGCACGCGACGCTGCGCGCGCTGGACGCCGCATTGCGGGCGCGCGGCACGCGTCTCGTCGTGCTCGAGGGCGATCCCGCCGCCGTGCTGCCGCCGCTCGCCGCGCGCCTCGGGGCGACGGTGCTGACGTATGCCGCGAGCCACGAGCCGGCGGCGCGGGCGCGCGCAGGCCGCGTCGCCCGCGCGCTCGAGCGCGACGGCGTCACGGTGCGCGCGGCGGAGGCCGCCCTCGTGCAGCCGGCCGGCTCCGTGCGCAGCGGAGCGGCGGCGCGTATCGCGTCTACTCGGCGTTCGCGCGCACCTGGGCCGAGCTGCCCGTGCCGGCGGCGGTGCGGGCACCGGCGCGCTGGGTGCCCGCGGCGGCGCTCCGTGGGGTCGGTCGCGACCTGCCCGAGCCCGCCCCCGCGTTCGTGCTCCCGCCCGCCGGTGAAGCGGCGGCGCGCCAGCGCCTCGCCGACTTCCTCGCGCACCAGGTGGCGGCCTATCCCGCGGCGCGCGACCTCCCGGCGCTGGATGCGACCTCGCACCTCTCGCCGCATCTGCGCTGGGGGACGCTGGGCGGCGCCGAGGCGGTGCGCCGCGCCCGCGCCGCGGCGGCGCGCGATCCCTCCCGCGCCGCCGGCGTACGCGTGTGGGTGCGCGAGCTCGCCTGGCGCGACTTCTTCGCCCACCTCCTGCACGCCGAGCCGGGCGTCGTCCACACGCCGCTGCGCCCGCTCGCGATCCGCTGGCGCCGCGACGAGGCGGCGCTGCGCCGCTGGCGCGAGGGGACGACGGGCGTCCCGCTCGTCGACGCCGGCATGCGCGAGCTGA
- a CDS encoding FAD-dependent oxidoreductase, which yields MSVTTVSGGAPAVVLGGGVAGLAAARLVARHVSRVVVLERDVRSDAAEPELAFRDWERPGVPQFRHSHAFLARLRLVLLAHMPEVLERLREIGVREITLAETAPPGLLVTPDAADEDVVLLACRRSTFEWALRESVRALPNVELREGMFAAGLVAVPGPQARPRITGVRLDDGTVVPASFVVDALGRRSPAPAWLASLGAGTPREQSTETGIFYYTRFYRLRRHKAPRGTTGLVAGDAGWVKLAIFPGDADTFSITVGTPVDDAALKRLADPVQFERFVAAFPQLAPWRTRGVSEPIGGDAGPVRVMGQLKNRMRHFVDDGGPLAAGLFVVGDAAYHSNPIYGRGCPSAMVQASLLDEVLGRHPRDLVAAAAGLHALSEQQIRPFWEAAVASDRRMRGETASPNGDTAFLADLSAAAVKFVLERGILPATRVDPVVFRGLLRIFHMLDGPEVLLRDPEMLLRTVPVLARSVLGVGPGGDFEFVPRAAVLARLDAA from the coding sequence GTGTCGGTCACGACCGTGTCCGGCGGGGCTCCCGCCGTGGTGCTCGGCGGCGGCGTCGCGGGCCTGGCGGCGGCGCGGCTCGTGGCCCGACACGTCTCCCGCGTCGTCGTGCTCGAGCGCGACGTGCGCAGCGACGCCGCCGAGCCCGAGCTCGCGTTCCGCGACTGGGAGCGCCCCGGCGTACCGCAGTTCCGGCACTCGCACGCCTTCCTCGCCCGCCTGCGCCTCGTCCTGCTGGCGCACATGCCCGAGGTGCTCGAGCGCCTGCGCGAGATCGGCGTGCGCGAGATCACGCTCGCCGAGACCGCACCGCCCGGCCTCCTCGTCACCCCCGACGCCGCCGACGAGGACGTCGTCCTGCTCGCCTGCCGGCGCTCGACCTTCGAGTGGGCGCTGCGCGAGAGCGTGCGCGCGCTGCCGAACGTCGAGCTGCGCGAAGGCATGTTCGCCGCCGGGCTGGTGGCGGTGCCCGGCCCGCAGGCGCGCCCGCGGATCACCGGCGTACGCCTCGACGACGGCACCGTCGTGCCGGCGTCGTTCGTGGTCGACGCGCTCGGCCGCCGCTCGCCGGCGCCGGCGTGGCTGGCGTCGCTCGGCGCCGGCACGCCGCGCGAGCAGTCCACCGAGACCGGCATCTTCTACTACACGCGCTTCTACCGCCTGCGCCGCCACAAAGCGCCGCGCGGCACGACCGGCCTCGTCGCCGGCGACGCCGGCTGGGTGAAGCTGGCGATCTTCCCCGGCGACGCCGACACGTTCTCGATCACGGTCGGCACCCCGGTCGACGACGCGGCGCTGAAGCGCCTCGCCGACCCGGTCCAGTTCGAGCGTTTCGTCGCCGCCTTCCCGCAGCTGGCGCCGTGGCGCACCCGCGGCGTCTCGGAGCCGATCGGCGGTGACGCCGGCCCCGTGCGCGTCATGGGCCAGCTGAAGAACCGCATGCGCCACTTCGTCGACGACGGCGGCCCGCTCGCCGCCGGCCTCTTCGTCGTCGGCGACGCCGCCTACCACTCGAACCCGATCTACGGCCGCGGCTGCCCGAGCGCGATGGTGCAGGCGAGCCTCCTCGACGAGGTCCTCGGCCGCCACCCGCGCGACCTCGTCGCCGCCGCAGCCGGGCTGCACGCGCTGAGCGAGCAGCAGATCCGCCCGTTCTGGGAGGCCGCCGTCGCCTCCGACCGCCGCATGCGCGGCGAGACGGCGAGCCCGAACGGCGACACCGCCTTCCTCGCCGACCTCTCCGCCGCCGCGGTCAAGTTCGTCCTCGAGCGCGGCATCCTGCCGGCGACGCGCGTCGACCCGGTCGTCTTCCGCGGCCTGCTGCGCATCTTCCACATGCTCGACGGGCCGGAGGTGCTGCTGCGGGATCCGGAGATGCTGCTGCGGACGGTGCCGGTGCTGGCGCGGAGCGTGCTCGGGGTGGGGCCGGGGGGGGACTTCGAGTTCGTGCCGCGGGCTGCGGTGTTGGCGCGGTTGGATGCGGCGTGA
- a CDS encoding gamma-glutamyl-gamma-aminobutyrate hydrolase family protein, with protein MRPLIGISSYGRAGERQTFSVPCEYVDVVRLAGGVPLILPPVECEVPEGLDAIAGLILPGGGDVDPAHYGGGHHDANYGISAERDRFELALARAALQRPGLPVLCVCRGMQLLNVALGGTLISHIPDHFGEQVVHRAPQLKPIQHGVRIDAESRLGRLFGEDRITVQSVHHQAVGTLGRGLRAVAWAEDGVVEAVESERHPFVLAVQWHPELDALSDRRPLRLFEELVSRGVAYAARAA; from the coding sequence GTGCGGCCGCTGATCGGCATCTCCAGCTACGGCAGAGCGGGAGAGCGACAGACCTTCTCCGTCCCCTGCGAGTACGTGGACGTGGTCCGGCTCGCAGGGGGCGTCCCGCTCATCCTGCCGCCCGTCGAGTGCGAGGTGCCGGAGGGGCTCGACGCCATCGCCGGCCTCATCCTGCCCGGCGGCGGCGACGTCGACCCCGCGCACTACGGCGGCGGCCACCACGACGCCAACTACGGCATCTCCGCGGAGCGCGACCGCTTCGAGCTGGCGCTGGCCCGCGCCGCGCTCCAGCGCCCCGGCCTGCCGGTGCTCTGCGTCTGCCGCGGCATGCAGCTCCTCAACGTCGCCCTCGGCGGCACGCTGATCTCGCACATCCCCGATCACTTCGGCGAGCAGGTCGTCCACCGCGCCCCGCAGCTGAAGCCCATCCAGCACGGCGTCCGCATCGACGCCGAAAGCAGGCTCGGCCGCCTCTTCGGCGAGGACCGCATCACCGTCCAGTCCGTCCACCACCAGGCCGTCGGCACCCTCGGCCGCGGCCTGCGCGCCGTCGCCTGGGCCGAGGACGGGGTCGTGGAAGCGGTCGAGTCCGAGCGGCATCCGTTCGTGCTCGCGGTGCAGTGGCACCCGGAGCTGGACGCGCTGTCGGATCGGCGGCCGCTGCGGCTCTTCGAGGAGCTGGTGTCGCGGGGGGTCGCGTACGCCGCGCGGGCGGCGTGA
- a CDS encoding P-II family nitrogen regulator, whose protein sequence is MKKIEAIIKPFKLDEVKEALAKIGIAGMTVTEVKGFGRQKGHTELYRGAEYVVEFLPKMKLEILVSDEKVAAVTEAIVTAARSGQIGDGKIFVLPADETIRIRTGERGPDAL, encoded by the coding sequence ATGAAGAAGATCGAAGCCATCATCAAGCCGTTCAAGCTCGACGAGGTGAAGGAAGCGCTCGCGAAGATCGGTATCGCGGGCATGACCGTCACCGAGGTGAAGGGGTTCGGCCGCCAGAAGGGCCATACCGAGCTGTACCGCGGTGCCGAGTACGTCGTGGAGTTCCTGCCCAAGATGAAGCTCGAGATCCTGGTCTCCGACGAGAAGGTCGCCGCCGTGACCGAGGCCATCGTGACGGCGGCGCGATCGGGCCAGATCGGCGACGGCAAGATCTTCGTCCTGCCCGCCGACGAGACGATCCGCATCCGCACCGGGGAGCGCGGGCCGGACGCGCTCTGA
- a CDS encoding alpha/beta hydrolase, translating into MSFPRQIPGIPSRSAHHELRTDVVFGEAGGEPLRFDHYRPLGTTEPAPCVVFVHGGGWAAGDPSQAAGNALHLARQGIATVSLSYRLAPGHPFPAALDDVRTGLRWVRRHADELGVDPGRLALLGLSAGAHLVMLAHLGRAVPSLDPTLPAGLEAELGDVGEDVRCVIAHYGPYDLGRRRNDTIDAFLGQRAGDATTTRLVSPVVHAAAATAPVQLVHGTADTVVSWRESQRMHDALQAAGRDSEILILEGAPHAFQIDWGGEANRRANTAMDAFLARHLVGTSRVAAAS; encoded by the coding sequence ATGAGCTTCCCGCGTCAGATCCCCGGCATCCCTTCCCGCTCCGCGCACCATGAGCTGCGCACCGACGTCGTCTTCGGGGAGGCCGGGGGCGAGCCGCTGCGCTTCGACCACTATCGCCCGCTCGGCACGACCGAGCCCGCACCGTGCGTCGTCTTCGTGCACGGCGGCGGCTGGGCGGCGGGCGACCCGAGCCAGGCCGCGGGCAACGCCCTCCACCTCGCCCGCCAGGGCATCGCGACCGTCTCCCTCTCCTACCGCCTGGCCCCGGGCCATCCCTTTCCGGCCGCGCTCGACGACGTCCGCACCGGGCTGCGCTGGGTGCGACGCCACGCCGACGAGCTCGGCGTCGATCCGGGCCGGCTCGCGCTGCTGGGCCTCTCGGCCGGCGCGCACCTCGTCATGCTGGCGCACCTCGGCCGCGCCGTCCCGTCCCTCGACCCGACGCTGCCCGCGGGGCTCGAGGCGGAGCTGGGCGACGTCGGCGAGGACGTGCGCTGCGTGATCGCGCACTACGGCCCCTACGACCTCGGCCGGCGGCGCAACGACACCATCGACGCCTTCCTCGGCCAGCGCGCCGGCGACGCGACCACGACGCGGCTCGTGTCCCCGGTCGTCCACGCCGCCGCCGCCACCGCGCCCGTCCAGCTCGTCCACGGTACGGCCGACACGGTCGTCTCCTGGCGCGAGTCGCAGCGCATGCACGACGCCCTCCAGGCCGCCGGCCGCGACAGCGAGATCTTGATCCTCGAGGGCGCGCCGCATGCCTTCCAGATCGACTGGGGCGGCGAGGCCAACCGGCGCGCCAACACCGCCATGGACGCCTTCCTCGCCCGCCACCTCGTCGGCACGTCGCGCGTCGCCGCCGCCTCATGA
- a CDS encoding aminotransferase class III-fold pyridoxal phosphate-dependent enzyme, whose protein sequence is MSQRYARSRALMARAKRVVPSGIYGHQSPRMLVPDAYPAFFARGAGARIWDVDGNEYVDLMCSYGPIVLGHNHPKVDEAARRQAAQGSCFNGPGAAWVDLAERLVALSPWAGFAVFAKNGSDVCTWAVQVARETTGRRKVLVAEGAYHGTHAWCAPIPSGTMPEDRANVVRFRWNDLADVDRALAAADGDVAAIMVTPFRHDAFHDQELPVPGFFDGLRSRCDALGAVLILDDVRAGFRLHLGDSGQAMGLRPDVACYCKALGNGYPIAAAVGADALRPAAQRVFFTGSYWFSAVEMAAALACLAEIEASDAIARMAAMGTRLRDGLARQAAAHGLAITQTGPPQLPFLTFDADAGSFERSRRFAAACALGGVYLHPHHNWFVSAAFGDAELARTLEVTEEAFAAIARDPA, encoded by the coding sequence ATGAGCCAGCGCTACGCCCGCAGCCGCGCCCTCATGGCGCGCGCGAAGCGCGTCGTCCCGTCCGGCATCTACGGCCACCAGTCGCCGCGCATGCTCGTCCCCGACGCCTACCCCGCGTTCTTCGCGCGCGGCGCGGGCGCACGCATCTGGGACGTCGACGGCAACGAGTACGTCGACCTCATGTGCTCGTACGGGCCGATCGTCCTCGGCCACAACCACCCGAAGGTCGACGAGGCGGCGCGCCGGCAGGCGGCGCAGGGCAGCTGCTTCAACGGACCCGGCGCTGCGTGGGTCGACCTGGCCGAGCGGCTGGTGGCGCTGTCGCCGTGGGCGGGCTTCGCCGTGTTCGCGAAGAACGGGTCCGACGTCTGCACCTGGGCCGTGCAGGTCGCGCGCGAGACCACGGGCCGGCGCAAGGTGCTGGTCGCCGAGGGCGCGTACCACGGCACGCACGCATGGTGTGCGCCGATCCCGAGCGGCACGATGCCGGAGGATCGGGCCAACGTCGTCAGGTTCCGCTGGAACGACCTCGCCGACGTCGACCGCGCGCTCGCCGCCGCGGACGGCGACGTCGCCGCGATCATGGTCACCCCGTTCCGCCACGACGCCTTCCACGACCAGGAGCTGCCCGTCCCCGGCTTCTTCGACGGCCTGCGGAGCCGCTGCGACGCGCTCGGCGCCGTCCTGATCCTCGACGACGTGCGTGCCGGCTTCCGCCTGCACCTCGGCGACTCGGGCCAGGCCATGGGCCTGCGGCCCGACGTCGCCTGCTACTGCAAGGCGCTCGGCAACGGCTACCCGATCGCCGCCGCCGTGGGCGCCGACGCCCTCCGCCCCGCGGCGCAGCGGGTGTTCTTCACCGGCTCGTACTGGTTCAGCGCGGTCGAGATGGCCGCCGCCCTCGCCTGCCTGGCCGAGATCGAGGCGAGCGACGCCATCGCCCGCATGGCCGCGATGGGCACCCGCCTGCGTGACGGCCTCGCCCGCCAGGCCGCGGCGCATGGGCTGGCGATCACCCAGACCGGGCCGCCGCAGCTGCCCTTCCTCACCTTCGACGCCGACGCGGGCAGCTTCGAGCGCAGCCGGCGCTTCGCGGCCGCCTGCGCCCTCGGCGGCGTCTATCTGCATCCGCATCACAACTGGTTCGTGTCGGCCGCGTTCGGCGACGCGGAGCTCGCGCGCACGCTCGAGGTCACCGAGGAGGCGTTCGCCGCGATCGCGCGCGACCCCGCGTAG